The Montipora foliosa isolate CH-2021 chromosome 1, ASM3666993v2, whole genome shotgun sequence DNA segment AGGAACACGAAAAATCATTCTAAATTTACGATCTGACGTGATAGAACCGAAACAGGAATCTTTAAAGCGGAACCCGTTTGATTCTTACGGTAAACTGCATATCTGTTAATAAGGCCCTACCTACCAAAAATATACAAATCAAATGACGAGGGAAATAAGGCCTTGTCTTAAGTGCAATAAAACATTAGCTGGAGTCTCTGTATTGTGGAGAAGTTTAACCCCTGTGTTCACGTTTCTCTCTTTTTCATAATTAAGGGTAACTGCCGTATTTTaggagaaacaaaaaaaaaaacctcgtgAACTTGGCGATTGATTTTGCAGGCCCAAAAGACCTCCGTTACTGAATTCTCCAGCTAGAGTACTCTTTTTTATGTTCCTTTTTAAAACAAGCCCCCAAAATTGCATAAAACCTATACTAGTATATGAGGTATTAAAACCCCTTGATTGGGCAAATCTCTAAGAGATGCCATtaaggactttaagatctacggcgacgaaaacgttactTCAAAATGTAGCTTTGCACAATCCTAAGTCTTTCGCTgttatttcatctcgttcactCCGTACAATGTAGGCGAATTATCccaaaattgaatttatacgagcggtttcagagtaaaaatatagaatgaaagaATCGCATCTGTACGCTCAAGTTGTCGTTAAACTGACgtcaaatttagtgatttcacgttgttgttgtgCAGACTACAGCAATATAATGCGTGCCCCGCTTGCAGCACGACTATTTTCCCTCTTTTAACctacaatgatattattgttttgtgacgttgtcgttggcgtcgccgtcgtcgtttcttaaactccctattaagtGTCCTTGAACTTGACGACACGCCATTTCTTCATTGTAACTGTTGTAAGAAAAGTCATCTAAGGGATGCAAGCGTAGTTAAGCCGAGTAAAGTTTTATTAATCCTTTCTTGGAACGTAGTTACAACGTCATGAGGCATTGTCATTCGTAGAGGAATTAAGAAAACAATAGTGAGCTATGGCTGACTAGGTGGTTGCCGGGGCGAATTTAAGGTTTCTTCCGTTGCCAAGATTCCAATCATTTATATACTTGTAATTCCTTGGAATACTAGCACTAGTACTTGAATACAAGGGGCAACTGTTTTCTTCAAGAAACTAAcgtaaagttttttttctgttaagaGGTAGGTTAAAAAATTTTGAGGATTGCATTCCTTTTACGGTTAACACTCACCTCACGGCCatacttagggtgcgttcgattgaccgtattccggaataggaatacatggaatataagttaaaaatctttcgtttttacggatattcacattaaaattgtcaaacatctgcttaaatgctattttaaacatacttttattgtccttgctgctttgaaacgcgccaaacataccgttttaatcatcactccacatattcttattccggaatagggtcaatcgaacgcgcccttaaatGACGTTAGACATTACGTAACAATTACACAACCCATATCCTACCTTAATACGACAAGCTTACCGCTTTAAGAGAAGGAAGCATAAAGGCGGAATTAGAGCTTAtaaagttcaacaagaaatatcgtTTCTGAGCTAAGCCGCgttgatctacagtatttaggtcaaaaaaccactttgaaaacggttagctttcggttgttttgctgggtaccacTATGTCAGgactatgtcaatactctaaaaaattcaactttccgggagcttgtctcgttagtctagtggacaTCCGCATCTGTAACGAGGAGCCATCGATCTGCGTTCGACTCTTTGCCTCGTCTCTTCTAAACCTTCTCtgtatgtttaaaatgtttgtttctttgatgtAGAATGTACGTTGTGTAAGTTGAATAATaaggaaatgtcagtttgagggatggccacGGTGTGTTGACCTATTCTTACATGAGTAACTTCAAGAGACTATGATAGTCTCTTGGTAACTtctattctaaaaatagactaaAAAAAATAGACTGTGCTGAGGAGTCCACCAATGCCATAACGACACTCTTATCTTATAGACGGTATTCGTATTCTCAGCATTGGACTAGAACTACAgcagcttgcaatggaggcaaacgcgggggaatcttttcaaatgcaaatactcttTAATTCTCtctttaatatattcccccgcattagcctccattgcaagctagttccagtccaataccgacaatacgaatatggtctattcacTCTTGTGGAAATATACGTTGATCTAGCCAATCAAAAATTCTCTATCTGCTGCTTCTTGTCACTTTCTAGCAAGTGCCCTTCGATGATTCATTAGATGTTGTGTTTACGAGTGATCCTTGTCGTGTCTCTTCCGTTCATTCTCCACGCAAGCCGACGAataacccggggggggggggtactcccttataaggccttaatggggacgtgcggccagccagggtatgtttttcgggagtTTTGTCTTGAAAAGGGTATCGAATTCATCacttttgtcttaatcagggtaacgatttatcaatttttgtcttaaactgggttaaatgtcttaaacagggtatcaaacatcggaattctgtcttaaaatgggtaagAAAattagcgatatttgtcttaaacagggtcagggtatgaggggccgcgccgtacctccccacccagggatatgtcgagtaccccccccccccctcccgggacGAATAATAAGTTCCAGAGGATGGTCCTTGTAcaccattttttaaaaaggaatATTCTTGTGTTCCAAGATTCTGAAATTACGAACTAGGCTCTCTGCTTTTGATCCCCGGCTTAACTTGAAAATCTTCCCTTGAGTGAGGTGTTTGATCATGAGCCTCACTCTCCAGAAAGTTCGAAATAGTGCGAGCATTCAATCAAACTGAAACCGCGACTAAAAGATAAAGCATTTCTAAGCGATCTTAGTGTTGCAAAAAGCACCTTTTTTCGTTCGCGATACGAAATCCGAAGTATATCTTTGCTATCATTACCAACCATAGGCTACTGGTGCTAATtcttaataataaaaataataatataagtaCTTCACCTGCGCGATTAAATCACATTTATTTTTATCTCAGCGCTCGTTCTTGAGATTTTGTCGGTCCACATGATTTCAAATAAGTAACACTAATATTTACAGAATTAACAACAAATGTCAGCTCTATCCTTGAAAAACTTTTACATGTAATGTCCTTTTTGCCTCTAATAAACCTTTCACGAAATCATGAAAAAATAATCGTGAAGGAGCCATTTGTAGATTGCagttttcaaataatatttCCCCTGAAACCATAGTGAATTCGGCAAAACACGACTAATATATCTTGCTAATTGATCCGAGCTACTTGTGATTAAAATGAGCTGAGAATGATGTTGTGAAAATAAGACCTTAACATCATGCAAAGCTCACATACAACTGTTTACTTTGACATGTTTCCTTACTACATTCAACTCATGATTTAATATAACCTTTTGCTTTTTCAGTGATTAAGTTCGACTTACTTTTGATATAACGTCAAACTAACACGGGTGACAAGTTATAGTTATTCCGTCGTATCTTTTAAAATCTCGCTGCAGCCAGATTAATTTCAAGTAGTGATGTTGACTTGTTATATTAGCTTATCATCAAAGAGGCGTCTCCAAGATACCAACTGTGTCAGGTAAGCATTTCTTATATAATTGATATTCGGCGAGCTCGATTTCTTTGGAACTCTGCaacaaattattacaaaatgaGAAAAGGTAAgacattttttgcttttttccgTTCAAGCAAACGTCAAAATGATTCCTGATGATGTTAGGAGGTAAAATTTAAGACTCAATTCAATTCCAACGACATGTTTTGTACATGGACGTAACATAATCTCTTTCAAATCGCTTTTCGATGCAGCTAAATGAAATTGGATACGTGTCTAAATTTTTCGTTGGATGAAGGCAGGCAACTGAGAAGTGACTTCGAAGTTTTTCTGACATGATAGGAGCAATTGAAAGTCGAAATCTCCGACTTAGTCACCAAATCATCGTCGGCAAACTCTATTTGTAACGAAGACTAGTAAATCTTCACGTTCTCgctttgtatcaatatttatgaGTAAGCTTATATTTTTTTTGTCCAGTTTTGCGTACAAACGGTGTTATATTTTTTCGTTTAGTCATCATTGAATTAAACCCTCACCTTCTGTATTTCTCAGAACGGAGTTTTTACAAGTGAATGATAAAAAGTGGCTCTTAGTCAGGTTCCTCTCATCATTCATAACAATGAGTGTGAAAAAGTCATTATACAAAGTAAGAAGTGTTAGTTGCTCTTCGCTTCAAACGTGAGAATCGCATGTTTTTTCCAGCTGGTGTTTTCTcttatttttaatcaaattttcTGTCTGAGTTAAAAACGAGAATACAATCATGTGCTTTAAAGAGaaacctttttttgtttgtaaaaaTTCAGGTATGATGCAGACCAGGGTTTCGTCTCGGTATAACACCACTGGACAAACCAATGAGTATAACAAGGACACTTCAGTGACGACTGACATGAAGCAAATGCAAAATCCTTTCCTAAATCTTCACCCTAAACTATACCACAGACAGAAAAACTCTTCCAAAATAGTAACAATAGGACACGACAGAGAGATGGAAAGGGGCTCGCAAACTACGTTGAGGTCATCAAAAATAACATCCAATGATAACGGGCATGTTCATAATGGAGAAAAGACAGTGGGAACAAACATTTGTCAAAATGATCAACTTAAAAAAGAAGAGAATTTAGACATCGACTTGATATTGAATAGAAAGGTCGCGTACCTGAACCAGAGAAACATTTCTCTAACTACGGACAGATCGGCATCCGGAGAAATGAAATTACTATTTCCGTTGATTTCAACGCCAATCAATTTCAGCAGAGAGAATCATGGGTTGCTCGATCCTAGTTTCAAGCATTCGCGTGAAAGTCGACAGGACACCTTTCCTCGAATACGGTGTGGAAGTTTTATTTCAATGGACTGCGAAGATAAGAAACAGAAGATAGAACGGCACAAAAGAAATCGGAGCAGTCAAAGGAGAACTTGTGGACCTTGTGTGTCACAGGACAAGTCATGGACGAGTGCAGAGAATTCCGAGTGCCTTCCTTGTGTAAATGACAGAGACAATAAAAATCTACACCTCCATGATCCAATGTATAAGACTGATTACCGAACTTGCAAATCAAATAATATGTCTTATATTATACGTCCGACGAAACTAGAAAACAAAGGAGACATCGGAGCACAGtcaagaaataaaaacagaacCAACAGTGAATGGAACAGTCAAGAATACACCAATGACGATGTTATGGTTCTGAAGGCTAAACTTCATCGCTCTTCTTTTGTTTAACACCTTCGTTGTTTGAAATGTTGTTCGAATGGGTTTCAATTTGAGTATCCAAAGTTaatatataccacacaagtgaatagtgctcttGAATAACTCGGAGGTGATTAGTCAAGTGCTATTCACTTAGGAGTAGCCGGCGCGCAAGATTTGAAATTTCCAACCATTTTTTACGAAAATAAAGTTTTTTCGGTTTGCTTTTGAcccaacttgtgtggtatatactaaaacaattattcacgtCAGTGTCAatgaaagtggtggatatttacctccactttggtgaataatgGTTAATTACGTCGCAGCTGGCTTTATTGCGTttagtgattggcttaaaaatttCGCGCCACattctaagccaatcaaaagcaaaaccaatcgtgacgtCTATGCGACTGGTTTGCGTTGTGATTGGCGGATTTGATTACCTGGGTCTGTTGTGGTTGGGCACAATAACAGCCCTTTTTCGAGTTGCGTTCTTTCCCTTTTAAAGCAAGACTTCCTGTGAAACCATTCATATGGAAATGATTTACGTAGTTTCTTTCAAATCAAACTCGTTGCCATTTTAATGGTTTCGAAACGGAAACAAATGGACTATTACTAAGTTGTGGTTGCACGCCACTCTAGTGATTTCATTGGCATTCTACTTTCGATAGCAAACCACTGAACTTCGTACCTTGTTTTACAGAGTAATTTTCCACTTGGGAATATCaggaaatataatttttttaaaattcaaaatctctatttaaaaatatttcttgaaCTGAGATTCCTTAAAAACATTTCTCCTTTTTGGAGTTTCAAATGTATTATGTAGGAACCTGTATTTAGCCTGCGTAGGAAGTGTCTCCTTTGGAGCTCTTTAGAGGAACGCGATTTTTAATATTGACAGCAGCTCTTTTGCCCCCTCCTTATTTTTACCCTGACGAAAATATCGAAACTTTTCTTTTCTAGCTTTTGCTCTGAAACCCCAGGGAAAGGTTTTCCATGCAGGTTTCCATATTTTTTGCCTTGTCATTCCCTAAAGGAACTTATCAgtttacaataaaaaacaacTTTGATTAAATGAAGACGATATGTgcaatatttaataataaacgTTACGTCGTCGCTGACAAATTAAATACCGAAAATTATCATATGTACAATCTTATAAACGAATTCTCTGTTTTTACATTGCATTGAGTTATCTTTTCTGATgcgaacattttcttttgtttgggttaaaaaaaacatggaatATTATCACGTGAGTGGTAATGGAGTGTTATAAATTGATGGCTGCCGATGATTCGATTCGAGCACTCTTTCCGTCAACTCAAGTGAAACTCGAAACTCTTTTCTTTTATCACAAGGTTGAGTAAAAGTTTGTGAACATTTGACATAACGTAAGGTCTCCGTTTTTCCATTAATTTGTATTTGTAAACCTTTGCAGTTCTTCAGTCCGTTCTATTTTATTCTTTGCGGTTGTAATCTCCATTGGAGACAGGTGGGAAGCTCCTCCGAAGAGAACGAAGTAGCCTGGCataattttgactttttttgtCCCTTGTCTTCTTGAACAGTTTTAAATCGATATTCTTATCCATCATCCTGACCGACATCTTCAGACACGAGGGAACTACGGCTggtctttatttcattttaaataTTACGTTCAATCTTCTAAAGAGTCCGTAGCAATGTCGTGGAAGACTCTCCCGGTAAATACTCGTAGCTGTCTTTACTTCGTGAAAAAAAGTAACAAGTTGCCGTTGCTATGATAAAAATACCCAGCATCACTATGGCCAGCGGCCATACAACATGGCGTACGAGAACCTTTTTGTAGCTGTCTTCGGAAGCCTTTAGTCGAACGACTTGATGCGTGTCTTTTGGATTGTAATAACAATGAAGAGTTGATCCAATCGGGAGATCGGGCCTGACCTCAAGTTTGTCTTTACAATCGTCGGGTTCAAATGAACACTAGAAGAAATAGGCAAGAAAGTGATTAGAAAAAAATGCTTAACGTACAAATGCATATATTCAGTTTTATAGGGCGGCCAACAAAAAAGCGTTTGCTATTTCGCTCCGGCGATAAACAAGTGAAAGAGAAAACGCAAAAGAGGAACAGACTGGATTCTCTTTGGGGGAGCCTTATTCCTCTGGTCTTTCATCTCCCCACCCCACAGGAAGTGGGGGATTTTCGAATCACTTGCAATATGAGAATTTCCTTTATTATATtattccaaatggtctggatagcacaagtgttactaatattttaaaaaagacaaccacacttttgaaacatcgaaacatgttccgaaaattcaaaagtgtggttgtcttttttaaaatattatattattgTCTTTTAAGTGGGTATGACAGGAATGTCTGTCTGTCGCAATGAATTCATTACGAGAAGGGAAAAATGCACAAGGAATCACACTTTGCTTGACATTTTCAATAGTTTCTCTCTTTTCTTGAATTGATACTCGTGTTCGGTCAAACGTTGATTGTTTGAAACCACGATTTGCGAGAAGAAACCCTCATTTTAGTCCTACGGTGTCTTACCAACCCTACCCCACCCCATGACAGACCACAGGAACGAGGTTAAGAAACAAAGGCTTTTGTAAGCATCAGAGCGAAGTTGTTTAGGGCGCCATCTAATCTTTGATAATCTCACGCGGTATGAAGCGCATTGTATGGGGTGTAAAAGGTCAAATTCTTCTGAAAGGATGCCAGAGCTCGGTGCTTTAATGAATATCTTGGTCGCTAAAAAGAACGCACAGCAAATTCCCTTTTGTTATTTTATGTTGCATAGTTTAGTATCGCATTTGCTTTAGCCTTTATAGATGAATATGTAATTTTTGGACAACACGAGCTGGCAGAGCGTGGCATGGGAGGGGTGGGGAAACGTTTTCTGGGGTGAGTCAGGGAAAGTCTGTGCCACTCCTTTTTCGGCTTCCCAACGACAAGTGCAACTTTAAGTTCTCCTTGTTAAGATGTTTTTGATTATCAGATCAAACCACTTTAAAAAATCAGCGCTTTTGGATGATTGCCCACACAGTTGATTCCTTTAAATAACCTTCCCTCTTCGCCCCAGCTCCCAGATCGGTAATTTGTTGAAACGGAAGCTTCGCCTACCTGAATCACTCttcaaacaaaacaatcttgaCATTTTGTCATTTGATAGGCACGTTTTTAAAACAGCTTGAAATCATAAACAATGAGCCAAATGTTGACTCAACAAAGATGACTATTTTTGGCAGAGGTCAAATGGAACAAAATATTTGGCTAAAAGCGCATTTGAAAATCATCATGCAAGGATATTGCGGAGCGAGTTTGCAACGCTTAAGTAACTGTAAATCAAGAAATGAATTAAGGAGAAGTGGTTGCAAAATACTGCGCGGTATCTCTTTATAAGTTCACAAAGAAGTGACGGAATCTGAGAAATGGGAGATGAAATATAAGGAAGGTGGTAAATGAAACCTCAGATCCCTCTACAGGCGTTGTCTCGTGCAACAACCCGTATTCCCCGATTTACCAATATTATGTTTTATTTCCATTTATTCCTCATTGTACCATATATAACAAGCATTACACTTATGTACAGAGCACCAGCTTAGCTTAGACATTTAATCAGCTGAAAATGTGAAGATATTTCaacataatttgcataattgcATGAGACGTTACCTTTTCATGGAGGCTGTGAAAATCTTTGCGCAACAAATGCGGTCGAGCGTCCTCGAAAAGCCCAGtcctttttgtttcgtttccacACAACACATAAATTCTCAAACACGGATAACTGGTATCA contains these protein-coding regions:
- the LOC137991423 gene encoding uncharacterized protein isoform X1, producing the protein MRKGMMQTRVSSRYNTTGQTNEYNKDTSVTTDMKQMQNPFLNLHPKLYHRQKNSSKIVTIGHDREMERGSQTTLRSSKITSNDNGHVHNGEKTVGTNICQNDQLKKEENLDIDLILNRKVAYLNQRNISLTTDRSASGEMKLLFPLISTPINFSRENHGLLDPSFKHSRESRQDTFPRIRCGSFISMDCEDKKQKIERHKRNRSSQRRTCGPCVSQDKSWTSAENSECLPCVNDRDNKNLHLHDPMYKTDYRTCKSNNMSYIIRPTKLENKGDIGAQSRNKNRTNSEWNSQEYTNDDVMVLKAKLHRSSFV
- the LOC137991423 gene encoding uncharacterized protein isoform X2 is translated as MMQTRVSSRYNTTGQTNEYNKDTSVTTDMKQMQNPFLNLHPKLYHRQKNSSKIVTIGHDREMERGSQTTLRSSKITSNDNGHVHNGEKTVGTNICQNDQLKKEENLDIDLILNRKVAYLNQRNISLTTDRSASGEMKLLFPLISTPINFSRENHGLLDPSFKHSRESRQDTFPRIRCGSFISMDCEDKKQKIERHKRNRSSQRRTCGPCVSQDKSWTSAENSECLPCVNDRDNKNLHLHDPMYKTDYRTCKSNNMSYIIRPTKLENKGDIGAQSRNKNRTNSEWNSQEYTNDDVMVLKAKLHRSSFV